The region GAGGCATTTTGGCGACCCGTGTTCCGCTACCGCGAGTTGATTCCAAATACCCTTCGGAAATCAGTTGCTCATAAGCGGCCAGCACAGTGTTTCGTGAAACACCGATCGCACTGGCAAGGTTTCGACTCGAAGGGATCCGTTCCCCCGGATTTAATGTGCGACGCGCGATGGCTTGGCGGAAATGATCTTCCAACTGACGGTAAACCGGTGTGGCATCGGTTTCGATCAATCGGATGGATTCGAATTCGAATTGTTCTTTCTCTCGCATTGTCAGCCTCTCAAAGTGGCACCGTTAAATTGTCGAAAAGTGGATCTTCTTTGGTGCCACTGGGTTCGTATGATTCTAACTCACACGCTTCGTCAACGGCCACTAGGAGAAAGAGATGCGAGCGAATTACTTTCGATGGATCCCCAGTGAAATTCAACTGCTTTCGAGTCTCGAAGCCGAAATGGAATCGTACTCGTTTGGTGAGTCACTGCTTGAATTGATCAAACTGCGAGTTTCGCAAATGAACGGTTGCGCGTTCTGTGTAAGCCTCCACACTCAGCAACTTCGGATCTTCGGAGAGTCGAACGAGCGGATCGATTTGATCAGCGTTTGGGAGGAAGCGTCTTGCTATACCGATCGAGAACGCGCGGCGCTCCGCTGGGCCGAAGCACTGACTCGGCTACCCGATGGATCCGGCGTGAGCGACGAGCTTTACGAAACAACGGTCACGGAGTTTGGCGAAGAAGCAATCAGCCAACTCAGTCTTGCGGTTGCGATGATCAACACCTGGAATCGCTTGGCGGTGCCCTTTCGGACCGATCACAAACACATCCCGTCTTTATTAAAGCATCCCGTCCGGCCAACTTGCTAAGGAATCGAACCATGATCAAGACACTTCAACTTGCGCTGTCCGCTTGCCTGCTTTCGATCGCCACCGTTCCATTCGGTGATGGCCCACAGGTTCATGGCCAAGACGCACCGCTAGTCACGGCGAAACCGGATGAAGTTGCAAGCCCACCGAAATCTGCTCGGACAAAGATGCCGGTCGTCAAAGTCCTTCGATCGGATCCCGTGTCGTGCGAATCGAACGGGAAATCCATGTCGGCGTCACTGATCGAAGTCACCTTCGCACCGTTGGCTTTCTCTCCACCACATCGCCATCCCGGCGAAGTCGCCGGGTACGTCCTGGAAGGAACGCTTGAGTTCAAAATTGAAGGGAAGACGCAACAAGTCTTGCGTGCCGGCGACACCTTCTTTGAACCAGCGATGATCTTGCACGAGGTTGCTCGGAATCCGGATCCTGAAAAGAGATGTCGGATTTTGGTGACGATGATTCATCCTCGAGATGCCCAGCAGTTGACCATTCCCGAACGGGAACTCACTAACTCGGGTGAAGTGGATGATCGTGGGGCAATCGCCAAAGCCGCCGCCCCGACGGTTCCGCCCCAATCGCCGCCGGAAACCTGCACGATCAATCTTGGCGACAGTTCGAATCGATCTGAGTTCGACGAGAGCTTGCCAACGATTGGCGTCCTGCTCTTTGATTCTGTCTTGATGACCGAAGTCACCGCACCGATCGACGTGTTTTCAAAGCCGGACGAACAGGGGAGTCGGCAATTCAATGTGGTGACTGTTGCGAAATCGTATCAGCCGATCGCGATGGAAAGTGGGCTGCGTGTGCTTCCCGATTATTCGTTCGAAGATTGTCCAGAACTCGATGTGCTTGTCGTGTCCAGTTCCTACGACATGGAAACGATTGTTGCATCATCCGACATCGTCGAATTTGTGAGAAGCAAAGGAAAGAACACGAAGTTTACGATGAGTAATTGTGCCGGTGCCCACTTGATCGGCGCGTCGGGACTCGCCAACGGTCGAAAAATTGTCACGTACATCGGCGGTGGCGAATTGCTTCAAACGCACTACCCCGAACTTCGAGTCCAAGACGACAGCCGGGTGAGTTTCGTGATTGATGGAAAAATGGTTTCCTCCAACGGTAATCTCGCGAGCTACATCTCGGCGCTGGAGCTATTGGAAACGATGACCGGCAAGGGTCACCGTGAGTTTGTCGAATCGCAATTGTATCTGGAGCGATTAAAAAATTACGAACGCTGAACTTCAGCCAAATGCGTGCCTCACATCGCCAGCACAAAAAATGCCATCGATCGGTATTCTGATCCGATAAACAAGTCGCTTGGTCCTGGGGCCGCCTGTCTTACGACGTTAAATGTGGCGTGACGTAGTTTGCGAACCCTGGTGGACGTTGCGGTGTCAGAGTTATCATTTGATTTCGGTAATGCGGCGTGAAACGAACCTGCAAAGGAAAGAAACTTGAACAGCCCTATCATCCTCGGTGCGCTCGAGTCCATTCAGGTTGGCCGGACGCGGCAGTACGACGGGAACAGCGATGCCGGGAAGCCTTGGTCATCGGCGATCGCCAAACAGGCCATCAGCGGACCGGTCGAAGTCACCGAAACCAAGCTTGTCGGTGATGAGCAAGCCGACTTGAAACATCACGGCGGCATTGACAAGGCGGTGCTGGCATACGCAGCCGCGCATTATCCGCTTTGGCAACAGGAGTACCCCGATCGACCGCTCGGGCCGGGGAGTTTTGGTGAGAACCTGACGCTTTCACAAGCGAACGAAGAATCGGTGTGCATCGGCGACGTGATTGAGATCGGGGACTGCCAATTGCAAATCTCGCAGCCTCGACAGCCGTGCTGGAAATTGGACCGTCGTTGGAAGATTCCGAAGCTGGCGATGATTGTCCAGCAAAACGGACGCACCGGTTGGTACTACCGCGTCATCCGCACCGGATCGATCGAAGCCGGATTGCCGGTGACATTGATCGAGCGGCCCTTCCCCGACTTGACCGTCGCTTGGGCGAGCCGTGTGATGTACGCCAAACCCCGGTCCACCGAAGACGATTTGCGACTGGCTGAGTGCGAAGCTTTGTCAGAATCGTGGAAAACAACGCTCTTTAGGCGAGCCAAAAAAGGTCGTGAGCCCGACTCGTCGGCTCGACTTGACGGTCCAAGCTAACGAGGCCCGCAGCGTGCTTGCTGCGGGGTACTCGATCACTTTGCGATTTTGATCGGCGTTGTTGTTTGCCCGGACGCCCCACCTTCCGATCGATAACCCCAAACGAATTCAAGATTATCTTTGGCTGAATCTTTCAAACGCCCCAGTTGAAATTCGATCGTTTTCGTTTGGCCTTCGGCGAGTGGTTCGACCAACCAAGTCAACTCACTCGTTCTGAGACTGATCGCTTCTTTGGTGGCCATGATGATCTCGATATCGTTGGAAGGTTTGACAAAGATTTCATATCCATTTTGAAGCTGCATTGAACGATGGGCGACGATGCGAACCAAGATGGTTTTCTCGGATTCGGTGGGCTTATCGACGTGCAGTTCCAGCACGTCATCGAGTTTGGTCGTGATGACGTCCTTATCACCGGAATCCGAAGGATCGTCAGAGGCCGTGGCTTTTCGCAGGATTGGCTCCCAAGCCGGTGCATCGGACTCATTGAGTGCCCAAGTCTCTCCGGTCATTCGATTGAAAAGAAGCGTGTTCTTACCGGTGACAATGATGCGATATTCAGGTTTGGCTGGAGATTGCTCGGCAAACAATCCAGAGCAAGCTGAGGCCAGCAACAGGCCGATGGCAAGTCGATGGAGCATACGAATGTTCCGTTGGGGATGAAACACGAGTGGATGTGACCGACATGTCCCATCCGAACACTCAGGTTATCAGATTGGCCACGACGAATCGCGAATACCGCAAGTTTTCGATTTGCCCGACGGACAATTCATCGCCTCGGTGCTCAAGTTCCCACGGGCTACGCGAACGCTTGCCGCAATGTTTCTAAGCTTTTCGGGATCGCGGTTTCGTGCTCTTCCTTGCCTTCGAATTCCAGTGAGATGTACCCTTGGTAGTCGACCTCGCGAAGGATACTGGCGACACGATCGTAATCGATGTCCAGCGTGTACCACGTTCCGCCGCCGAAGTAGGTTTTCGCTTGAACGAAGACGGCCTTCGGGGCCATGATCTTGTATTGTTCGTATTGGTTTTCCAGAAAGTTTCCCGTGTCCAAAGTTGCTTGTAGCCACGGTGAATCAATCGCATCGATGATTCGCACGACGGCGTCGGCATTTCGTCCGATGCCCCAGTGGTTTTCCAACCCCAATGTGACACCACATCGTTCGGCGGCGGGCAAGCATTTTTCCAAGCTATCGATCACCCAACCAAAGGCGTCTTCGTCGGTGTAGCCGTCCAGTCGAGGTTCGATGCCTTTGTTGGCCATCAAGGTGTCGAAATCTTTGCTCGTTCCCCAACGCCCCGTATTCACTCGGATCGTTGGAATCCCCATCGCATAAGCCATCTCGATGCAATCGATGGTGTGCTGGATGTTTTCTTGACGTTGCTCGGCACCGGGGAAGACAAAACTTTGGTGCGTCGAGAACCCACAAAGATCGAGACCGTTGATAAACGCCCGTTGTTTAATCTTTTGTAGCGCG is a window of Roseiconus lacunae DNA encoding:
- a CDS encoding sugar phosphate isomerase/epimerase family protein; amino-acid sequence: MKLHRRDLLTAAGAASLSTLASASVATAKPTTATSRPNRIAVSTYSYWRYRDDSKLTIEKCIDLASEAGFDGVEILHVQMQDTSPAALQKIKQRAFINGLDLCGFSTHQSFVFPGAEQRQENIQHTIDCIEMAYAMGIPTIRVNTGRWGTSKDFDTLMANKGIEPRLDGYTDEDAFGWVIDSLEKCLPAAERCGVTLGLENHWGIGRNADAVVRIIDAIDSPWLQATLDTGNFLENQYEQYKIMAPKAVFVQAKTYFGGGTWYTLDIDYDRVASILREVDYQGYISLEFEGKEEHETAIPKSLETLRQAFA
- a CDS encoding cupin domain-containing protein; the protein is MIKTLQLALSACLLSIATVPFGDGPQVHGQDAPLVTAKPDEVASPPKSARTKMPVVKVLRSDPVSCESNGKSMSASLIEVTFAPLAFSPPHRHPGEVAGYVLEGTLEFKIEGKTQQVLRAGDTFFEPAMILHEVARNPDPEKRCRILVTMIHPRDAQQLTIPERELTNSGEVDDRGAIAKAAAPTVPPQSPPETCTINLGDSSNRSEFDESLPTIGVLLFDSVLMTEVTAPIDVFSKPDEQGSRQFNVVTVAKSYQPIAMESGLRVLPDYSFEDCPELDVLVVSSSYDMETIVASSDIVEFVRSKGKNTKFTMSNCAGAHLIGASGLANGRKIVTYIGGGELLQTHYPELRVQDDSRVSFVIDGKMVSSNGNLASYISALELLETMTGKGHREFVESQLYLERLKNYER
- a CDS encoding carboxymuconolactone decarboxylase family protein, coding for MRANYFRWIPSEIQLLSSLEAEMESYSFGESLLELIKLRVSQMNGCAFCVSLHTQQLRIFGESNERIDLISVWEEASCYTDRERAALRWAEALTRLPDGSGVSDELYETTVTEFGEEAISQLSLAVAMINTWNRLAVPFRTDHKHIPSLLKHPVRPTC
- a CDS encoding MOSC domain-containing protein gives rise to the protein MNSPIILGALESIQVGRTRQYDGNSDAGKPWSSAIAKQAISGPVEVTETKLVGDEQADLKHHGGIDKAVLAYAAAHYPLWQQEYPDRPLGPGSFGENLTLSQANEESVCIGDVIEIGDCQLQISQPRQPCWKLDRRWKIPKLAMIVQQNGRTGWYYRVIRTGSIEAGLPVTLIERPFPDLTVAWASRVMYAKPRSTEDDLRLAECEALSESWKTTLFRRAKKGREPDSSARLDGPS